The nucleotide sequence TTTCGCTTTTGCTTCAGCTTTCGCTTTTGCCTCGCTTTGGGCTTTAGCCTCTGCTTCCGCTTGAGCTTTGGCTTTTGCCTCGGCTTCAGCTTTTGCTTTCGTTTCTGCTTCAGCTTTCGCGTCGGCGTCAGCTTTTGCTTTTGCTTTTGCAGCAGCTTCTTTTTCAGCTTTTTCTTTTTCAGCAGCAGCTTTTTCTGCTGCTTCTTTTGCTTGTTTTTCTTCTTTCTTCTTGTCTTCTTCTGCATCAGCAAGAACACCTGCGTTATCAGACGGTGAAGGGTTTGTATCCAAGGTGACTTGATCGTTCACGGCGCTGGTTGTCAATGTGTCATCTGGCTCATACACAACGGCCAAGTATATAAGAAGTGCTACAGGGAGTAAAATAAACATGAAAAATAGGGAAGGCAGCAGTACATTCTTTCGTTTTTTCGGCTTCTTTTTGACCGTATTCGCTTTGCGGTAAGCCTTTCTAGAAGCTGCTGTACTGCTTTGAATTGCAATTTCCTGGCGTCCTTTTTCAATTGCTTCACGATAATTTTGTTTTCCCATAGTCGACTACCCCTATCTGCTCTAATAATTCCATTATGCCGAAAAATTCCCTTTTTGTAAATGTCATTTTCCGAAAATTGTCATTAAGGCAATAGTGCATTTAGACGATTTTGCCAGCTCTCAAGTACTACTTTCTGCGGTTTCTCCAGGCGCTTGCCAAAAACACTATAATCAATGCCGTCATTCACGCAGCAATTCTCGGGCTTTCCTTTCAAGTGCTGGTCAAAGCACTCGATGATATACTCCCGGATGCAGCTTTGGAGATTGACCAATTTCTTCATTTTATCCACTTGCTTGATTTTTTCCCTTTGAAGAAATTCCATTTGGCGCAAGGTTTCGGATTCGCTCAACCGGCTCAGCCAATAAGCAATGACGCGCAATGCAGTTTCTCTCACGATGCCGTCAGCCACCAATTGGTCTGCGCCGGCTGGATGGGAAGCGACTTGCTGGATTTCATGCCGCGTCGGCAATTCGTCCATAACAAGGCTTTGCAGCAAGCCTTCATCGCCTTCTGCATAAAGCAAAGTGGCAAGCGCCGCTTCGCCGTCACGCCCCGCTCTTCCTACTTCCTGGACATACCCTTCAACAGAAGTGGGCAATTGAAAATGCACGACGTGCCGGATGTTTGAAATATGGACGCCCATGCCGAATGCATTGGTCGAGCAAACCCAGTCCAATTCACCGTTCTGGAATTGCTGCTGCACAAACACGCGGTCTTGGTGTTCCATTCCGCCATGATAGTACGAAGCGGAAATTCCCTGGTCCATCAAAATAGCGGCAAGTTCCTGCGACTTTCTACGCGTTCCGGCATAAATGATTCCCGGGCCTGCACTTTTGCGGACAAAAGACGTGAGCCATTCCAACTTCTGCCGAGAATCCTCGAATTTCTTTATATCATAGACAATATTTTTCCGGTCCATCGAATGCTTATATATAAAAGGCTCATCAAGTTTTAAATATGCTTTGATTTCCTGGGTAACTTTTTCTGTTGCTGTAGCGGTCAGTGCCAGCACTTGCGGAAACTTCAAGATCGGAAGGATTTCCGCAATGCGGAGATAATCCGGCCGAAAATCAAATCCCCATTGCGAAATGCAATGGGCTTCATCTGCAACAAGCAAAGAAACGCAGATTTTTTCCAATTGTTTTTTGACAAAAGGCTGGACCAGCATCTCCGGCGAGATGAAAATAAAACGGTAACTGCCAAGTGTCTGCCAAATTTTCTCTCTTTCCTGTGGTTTCAAAAAGGAGTTGATGGCCACTACAGACTTCTCCCCCATTTTTTTCAACTGGGCAACTTGGTCTTGCATCAGCGACAGCAATGGCGAGACGACCAGTACCGTGCCTGGCAGAATATGTGCAGGCAGCTGATAGCACATCGACTTCCCCATGCCGGTCGGCAAAAGCGCAACCACGTCTTTGCCTTTTATGACCTGTTCAATCACTTCCCGCTGTCCGGGCCGGAATGAAGAAAAGCCGTAGGCGGAAAAAAGCACTTCTTCTAATTTCATGGCTGGTCCTCCCTTAACGCAAGCGCCAGACGGATTTGGAAATATGTCGCGTCCGGAAGCTCCTCTTTTATATCTCTTAAGCGCTTCGTGTTTCTTTTTTTGCTGACGTTCACAATTTGTTCATACATGGCTGACGTCATGAAAGGCGTAAAATTGAAAAAGGGGTCATTCATCGCAAGCTCCACGAAATGGTCTTCGATGGTACTGGTTTTCAATTGGCGGATTGCAGCAATTTCAGCCAAGGAAAGGCCCCTTTCGAACAACTTCTCTGTCCGCTGGGTCGACTCGGTCAAAACCGACCGCTGAATGACTTGGTCAAGCAATGGGGAAAGCATCGAAAATCCGTTCCCCTCCAGCACATCAAGCCAAGCATGCAAAGCTTCTACTGACGCTAATTGAACGTCCAGGACATGCAAATCATGCGTTAAAGCAATCTGCTCCCACGTCATCCCGCTCCACCCAAGGCCCGTTAAACGCTGCATCAGAACCATTTTTGAGCGTTCTTCGACATCCGCAGACTCCAGGCTTTCCATCATTTCCGCTTTAAAGCGGGCGACAGAAGCCGGGTCCCGAAAGTTGATCTTTTTCAAATAATGTTTGACCCACGACTGCAGGTCTTCTGCGTTATGTACCGGATCGAATCGGTTAGTCTGCTGGCTTGTATAAGATAGAGTCTGGACGATTAAAGACAAACGGTTCAAAAAGACAGCTTCGTTGCCTCTGTATTTCCAGCCATTGAGCGTTGTTTCCGGCATCGCCTGAGCCAAAGCTTTATCCGTCAAATCGATCACCTGATCATTGTCTCTTAGCAGCTGACGGGCAAATAAGTTCCGGATCACTTCATCGTAAAGATGCTTTTCCAGATTTGGCATAACTGCGAAATACGGGTGGAGCCGGTAATAACCGACATCCTGGATGGTTTGGCCTGATTTCTTTCCTTTGATCAAATGGAAAGGAGAAGAGATGGTGCGTTCCAAATTTATGGCTTTCATGATGGTAATAACAAGCTCCTCGAATAACAAGAGCGGCCCCCCTAGCGTTTTTTGGTTGAAAAACATGGCAAACACCTTTAGAATGAATTACGGTAGTATAACTGAACTTGTTCGGAGATAAAGGAGAGGAAAATAATTATGGCTAAGTATACCATTGTCGATAAGGATACTTGTATCGCTTGTGGCGCCTGCGGAGCAGCAGCTCCAGACGTTTACGATTATGACGACGAAGGAATTGCGTTTGTTATTCTAGATAATAACATGGGAACAGAGCAAGTTCCAGATGAACTAGAGGAAGATATGGAAGATGCGTTCGAAGGTTGCCCAACCGATTCGATCAAAGTAGCAGACGCTCCATTCGACGGAGACCCTCTTAAATATGAAGATTGATTTGAAACTTTAAAACAGGCGTTCACGAAAGCAAAGATGCTTTCGTGAACGCCTGTTTTGCATGTCAGCCTGTTTTTGCGGCTAAAAAAACTGAGCAGGAATTCAATCTTCCCGCTCAGCCTGCTATGTCTTTATTGGTAATAAAGGCGCTGCTTGTCAATCCACTTTTGCATACTGCTGAACATCAGCAGGACAATAGCTGTCAAAATCAGCCCTTTAATCAAGTTGAATGGTAAGATCCCCAGAACGATTGTGCCGAATAGCGCATTGCCTGTTTCTGCAGGCATGTTCAAGAAATACGTATACATTGGCAAGAACACCAAGTAATTCAATACGCTCATGCCGATTGCCATAGACAATGTCCCGGCAGCCAATCCGAAAGCCATGCCTTTTTTTGTCGCCATTTTGCGGTAAATCACGTAGACCGGCATAATAAACAAAATGCTCGTTACAAAATTGGCCAAATGGCCGACCGGAACGCCTGTAGGGCTTCCAGCAAAAAGCCAATCCAATGCATTTTTGAAAAATGCTACAAGTATCCCTGCAACTGGCCCCATCGTAATAGCGGCAATCAAAGCCGGCACATCACTAAAATCGACTTTCAAAAAAGCGGGTAGCGCTGGCAAAGGGAAATTGAAAAGCATCAAGATAAATGAGATGCTGCTCAACATTCCAATGACGATCATCGACTGCAATTTTTTGTTCTTCATATTCCTCTCTCCTTGTAGTGATTCACCAGAAGAAAGGTTTGGACAATGTGGCCATCTACGCAATAAAACCCTTAAGTACATTCACTTAAGGGAGAAAAGGCACATTTAATAAGCGCTGTGCTTATAAATAAGCAACACACGTCCGCACCTTCACCTTCTCCCATCCAGACTATACTGTCGGCTTTGGAATCTCACCAAATCCTGCGTTTTACGGCTCGCGGGCTTATGGACCACTGTCCAATTACCGCCGGTAGGGAATCACACCCTGCCCCGAAGATGAATCGATATTTTGTTATACCCTAATCTTAGTAGAAAACAGACACCTTGTAAACTAAATTGTTTACAAGGTGTCTGTTTATTTCAGTTAGTTGATTGTCCAAGGTGTATTGTTGGTTGCTACCGGTGTTTTCAGGGGCATTGTAAAATCATACTCCAGCCACTGCGGTTGTTTTGTATTGGCCAATTGAACTTGCTTGCCGTAAGATTTGGCTGTCATGGCAAAACTTTCAATCATGCGCTGGGCATCTATTTC is from Planococcus liqunii and encodes:
- the tolA gene encoding cell envelope integrity protein TolA — protein: MGKQNYREAIEKGRQEIAIQSSTAASRKAYRKANTVKKKPKKRKNVLLPSLFFMFILLPVALLIYLAVVYEPDDTLTTSAVNDQVTLDTNPSPSDNAGVLADAEEDKKKEEKQAKEAAEKAAAEKEKAEKEAAAKAKAKADADAKAEAETKAKAEAEAKAKAQAEAEAKAQSEAKAKAEAKAKAQAEAEAKARAEAEEKAKAEAEAKAKAEKEAEEKKNASGKTHVVQPGETLYRIAVNTYGAAGANAGVAKIKQANGLSSNELTVGRTLILP
- a CDS encoding ferredoxin; translated protein: MAKYTIVDKDTCIACGACGAAAPDVYDYDDEGIAFVILDNNMGTEQVPDELEEDMEDAFEGCPTDSIKVADAPFDGDPLKYED
- a CDS encoding ECF transporter S component, with the translated sequence MKNKKLQSMIVIGMLSSISFILMLFNFPLPALPAFLKVDFSDVPALIAAITMGPVAGILVAFFKNALDWLFAGSPTGVPVGHLANFVTSILFIMPVYVIYRKMATKKGMAFGLAAGTLSMAIGMSVLNYLVFLPMYTYFLNMPAETGNALFGTIVLGILPFNLIKGLILTAIVLLMFSSMQKWIDKQRLYYQ
- a CDS encoding helix-turn-helix domain-containing protein; amino-acid sequence: MLFEELVITIMKAINLERTISSPFHLIKGKKSGQTIQDVGYYRLHPYFAVMPNLEKHLYDEVIRNLFARQLLRDNDQVIDLTDKALAQAMPETTLNGWKYRGNEAVFLNRLSLIVQTLSYTSQQTNRFDPVHNAEDLQSWVKHYLKKINFRDPASVARFKAEMMESLESADVEERSKMVLMQRLTGLGWSGMTWEQIALTHDLHVLDVQLASVEALHAWLDVLEGNGFSMLSPLLDQVIQRSVLTESTQRTEKLFERGLSLAEIAAIRQLKTSTIEDHFVELAMNDPFFNFTPFMTSAMYEQIVNVSKKRNTKRLRDIKEELPDATYFQIRLALALREDQP
- a CDS encoding RecQ family ATP-dependent DNA helicase, translating into MKLEEVLFSAYGFSSFRPGQREVIEQVIKGKDVVALLPTGMGKSMCYQLPAHILPGTVLVVSPLLSLMQDQVAQLKKMGEKSVVAINSFLKPQEREKIWQTLGSYRFIFISPEMLVQPFVKKQLEKICVSLLVADEAHCISQWGFDFRPDYLRIAEILPILKFPQVLALTATATEKVTQEIKAYLKLDEPFIYKHSMDRKNIVYDIKKFEDSRQKLEWLTSFVRKSAGPGIIYAGTRRKSQELAAILMDQGISASYYHGGMEHQDRVFVQQQFQNGELDWVCSTNAFGMGVHISNIRHVVHFQLPTSVEGYVQEVGRAGRDGEAALATLLYAEGDEGLLQSLVMDELPTRHEIQQVASHPAGADQLVADGIVRETALRVIAYWLSRLSESETLRQMEFLQREKIKQVDKMKKLVNLQSCIREYIIECFDQHLKGKPENCCVNDGIDYSVFGKRLEKPQKVVLESWQNRLNALLP